The sequence TCATCGGCATCAATTACTGGTGCTACTGCCGCTATGGCACTTCCTCCACAGATTGCAGTTCCCGAAGATATTAAATAACTGTTTTTACGATTTATCTTTAGAAGTTTACCTAAAAATGCACCAAGTATCATTACCCCTATAACAGAGATTATGGTAAAAATCATTCCCTCCTTTCCTGCTTGTAACGATTGGTGCAAATTCATTCCAAAACCCAACCCCACAACTGAAATTTGGAGCAGATATTTTGATAACTTCTTTGTCAGTTTTGAATATGGTACACCTATTATAAGGGATAGCAATATTCCTAAAAATAGCGCTATTGCCGGTGTTAAAAAAAATGATGCTACCAGAAGCAGTATAAATAATATTTTTGCTACGTTTTCTTTTCTCATTGTTATTCTTTTATTGTTTTTGCAAAGTTAACTATAAAATAGTTTTTTGAGAAAATTTATTTACTTTTGTATCAAACAAAATTTATTATGGCAAAAGATTACTCATACGAAATAGAGATTAAGGTGCGTGATTATGAGTGCGATGCTCAAGGTATTGTAAACAACGCAAACTACCAGCACTACTTTGAACACGCTCGACATGAATTTTTAGAACACGCAGGTTGCTCCTTTGGAGCAATGCGAGAGGCTGGCATTGAGCCTGTTGTTGCACGTATTGAGATTAATTACAAAAACTCTCTTCGCGGTGGAGAAGTGTTTGTTTGCAAACTCTTTATGCGTAGAGAGGGTATCAGATTTGTCTTTTACCAAGATATTTTCAGAAAATCGGATGGAGTTTTGTGTGCCGAAGCAAAGGTTACAACAGTTTGTACACGAGAGGGCAAGATTATCAAGGGTGATGAACTTGTTGAGATGCTTGGCGATTATATTTGGGTATAGGAGAAATGGATTTAAGGGAGAGAAACTTTTTTATTGCTCTTGCCAACATTAAAGGTATTGACTTTGGTATTGCAAGAGGGTTGATTGAGAAGTATGGCTCGGCAGAGGCTATATTCTCAACCGATGGTCTATCTCTTCAAAATGATGAGGGCGAAGAACAAGAGATTAATCTTTTTAAAAAATCTTCAAAAGAGGAACTCTTGCTATTTGCCGAGAAAGAGATTGAGTTTATTGAGAAACACAACATCTCCCTTATCGGGTTTAATTCTCACGCCTACCCCAAACGCCTTCTTAACTGCCCCGATGCTCCTATCCTTTTATACTCAAAAGGAGATATAGATTTTAATTCTCAAAGGTTTGTAAGCATTGTTGGTACTCGCAACGCTACCGAATATGGCAGGGATTGGTGCGAAAAGTTTGTATGCGAACTCGCAGAGATGTTCCCCGATGTGGTTATTGTGAGCGGGTTGGCATACGGTATTGATATATGCGCACATAGAGCAGCATTAGAGTGCGGACTGAAGACGGTTGCTGTTTTGGGTAATCCACTGAATAGTATATACCCATCAACACATCGCAGCACAGCCAA is a genomic window of Bacteroidales bacterium containing:
- a CDS encoding acyl-CoA thioesterase, producing MAKDYSYEIEIKVRDYECDAQGIVNNANYQHYFEHARHEFLEHAGCSFGAMREAGIEPVVARIEINYKNSLRGGEVFVCKLFMRREGIRFVFYQDIFRKSDGVLCAEAKVTTVCTREGKIIKGDELVEMLGDYIWV
- the dprA gene encoding DNA-processing protein DprA is translated as MDLRERNFFIALANIKGIDFGIARGLIEKYGSAEAIFSTDGLSLQNDEGEEQEINLFKKSSKEELLLFAEKEIEFIEKHNISLIGFNSHAYPKRLLNCPDAPILLYSKGDIDFNSQRFVSIVGTRNATEYGRDWCEKFVCELAEMFPDVVIVSGLAYGIDICAHRAALECGLKTVAVLGNPLNSIYPSTHRSTANKIIDNGALISEYSSQSPMLKVNFVARNRIVAGMSDATVIVESKEKGGSLITASLATDYSREVFALPGNVDKETSKGCNNLIRDNKAQLITSAKDMTNTLGWECLLSSKRVQNTLFPDFDETEQIIVDIITEKKEIDINSLSIASGIATSKLLSSLMGLEFKGVIKSYPGNRYKII